The following coding sequences are from one Danaus plexippus chromosome 13 unlocalized genomic scaffold, MEX_DaPlex mxdp_15, whole genome shotgun sequence window:
- the LOC116770308 gene encoding uncharacterized protein LOC116770308 translates to MNHAAYKSILANFVSSVAQQNHRMKSVFLISVTVIVIALYIENATSMPFSTIGKKSLVTNTGGGNVNREVISNIMDPPLTSVEEYRTKREIMNKIGCPKNMVRIITCVPKRNVRHEKRKKSKHGHKTKRAHRSRA, encoded by the exons ATGAATCACGCAGCATATAAAAGTATACTCGCAAACTTTGTCTCGTCAGTCGCTCAACAGAACCACAGAATGAAGtccgtatttttaatatccgtCACAGTAATTGTGATCGCATTGTACATAGAAAATGCAACTAGTATGCCCTTTAGTACGATCGGGAAAAAGTCACTCGTAACTAATACGGGTGGTGGTAATGTGAATCGTGAAgtgatttcaaatataatggaTCCCCCATTAACGAGTGTTGAAGAATATCGAACGAAACgagaaattatgaataaaattggaTGCCCTAAGAACATGGTCAGAATTATCACATGTGTTCCTAAGAG AAATGTGAGACAcgaaaagagaaaaaaatctaaacatGGACACAAAACCAAAAGGGCGCATAGAAGTAGAGCATAA